A single Sutterella megalosphaeroides DNA region contains:
- the rsmI gene encoding 16S rRNA (cytidine(1402)-2'-O)-methyltransferase — MIKQAGLPEQELPAGAFYIVGLPIGNVGDITLRALWVLSHADAVAAEDTRETRKLLDRFGLDVRLLSVREHNERHGADQIIALLEQGKRVALVTDAGTPAVSDPGARAVDAVREAGYRVVPVPGASAVVTALSAAGLLGQGFTFAGFVPPQAKARRKALEILAGRSEPFVLYEAPHRITDLLQTLAETVEPERGIVVAREITKKFETFVKLRGDELSAWADAHEPRGEYVVLVDAPAVRNEELSEADMKWIRALGEELPASRLAAAAAKATGLPRQKIYALLTKSEDDE, encoded by the coding sequence TTGATCAAACAGGCCGGCCTCCCGGAGCAGGAGCTTCCGGCCGGTGCTTTCTATATCGTGGGTCTGCCGATCGGCAATGTCGGGGACATCACGCTTCGGGCCCTTTGGGTACTTTCCCACGCGGATGCGGTTGCAGCTGAGGATACAAGAGAAACGCGCAAGTTGCTTGATCGCTTCGGTCTGGACGTGCGGCTCCTGTCGGTGCGCGAGCACAACGAACGGCACGGCGCCGATCAAATCATAGCTTTGCTCGAGCAGGGGAAGCGCGTCGCTCTGGTGACCGATGCGGGTACGCCCGCCGTGTCCGACCCGGGCGCCCGCGCCGTGGACGCGGTGCGCGAAGCGGGTTACCGCGTCGTTCCCGTGCCGGGCGCGAGCGCCGTCGTGACGGCGCTCTCGGCGGCAGGGCTCCTCGGGCAGGGCTTCACGTTTGCGGGATTCGTGCCGCCGCAGGCCAAAGCGCGTCGCAAGGCGCTCGAAATCCTTGCGGGCCGTTCCGAGCCCTTCGTGCTTTACGAGGCGCCGCACCGCATCACGGATCTTCTTCAGACGCTTGCCGAAACGGTGGAGCCCGAGCGCGGCATCGTCGTGGCTCGCGAGATCACGAAGAAATTCGAAACCTTCGTCAAGCTTCGGGGCGACGAACTGAGCGCCTGGGCCGACGCGCACGAGCCCCGCGGCGAGTACGTCGTTCTGGTCGACGCGCCCGCCGTTCGCAACGAAGAATTGAGCGAAGCCGACATGAAGTGGATTCGAGCGCTCGGCGAGGAACTTCCCGCTTCGCGCTTGGCCGCAGCCGCGGCCAAAGCGACGGGCCTGCCGCGCCAGAAAATCTACGCGCTTCTCACCAAATCGGAGGATGATGAGTAA